A stretch of the Aphis gossypii isolate Hap1 chromosome 2, ASM2018417v2, whole genome shotgun sequence genome encodes the following:
- the LOC114122931 gene encoding deoxyuridine 5'-triphosphate nucleotidohydrolase, giving the protein MPSPVKKVRKTTDENVLGFAKLTEHGFEPTKGSEHAAGYDLRSAYPYVVKAHGKELIKTDIQIKVPQGTYGRVAPRSGLAWKNFIDVGAGVIDSDYRGNVGVILYNHSDNDFTVNKGDRVAQLICEKIVYPEVVEFETLDETDRGEGGFGSTGTN; this is encoded by the exons ATGCCAAGCCCAGTGAAGAAAGTACGCAAAACCACCGACGAAAACGTTTTGGGTTTCGCCAAACTCACCGAACACGGTTTTGAGCCGACCAAGGGTAGCGAACACGCGGCTGGTTACGATTTAAGAAG CGCTTATCCATACGTTGTGAAAGCTCATGGCAAAGAACTTATAAAAACTGACATTCAAATTAAAGTGCCGCAAGGTACCTATGGCCGTGTCGCTCCACGTTCTGGTCTTGCTTGGAAGAATTTTATCGATGTTGGtg CGGGTGTGATTGACAGCGACTATAGAGGAAATGttggtgttatattatacaaccatTCAGATAACGACTTCACAGTAAATAAAGGTGATAGAGTTGCACAACTTATTTGTGAAAAGATAGTCTATCCAGAAGTAGTAGAATTTGag ACATTGGATGAGACTGATCGAGGTGAAGGTGGTTTTGGATCCACTGGcactaattaa